The sequence below is a genomic window from Globicephala melas chromosome 14, mGloMel1.2, whole genome shotgun sequence.
ACTTGGCACGATTGAGGgacatgtttttttcctttggttctgGGAGTTAGCATCACCTTAacatcttgcttttatttttgaagcATAGATTCTTAGAAACATAGAAAGAAAACTGGGGCTATGTAGTATTTATGTTGTTCTTGGCATTAAGTCAAGTGATGCTTAGAAGTAGTTAATTCTGTGAAGTCATCATCAAGGGGTTTATGTTCCTGACAGTTTGTGGTTTTAACTCTCTCCCATTTGGTTACAAAAAGATGTGGGAAAGTTGGAAAGAAGAGATTCTGCCAAATTAGAAATGTGGTGGAAAGAGAAAAACCGTATTATCATGAACTAAACTGAGATTTTAGGGTTAACTTGCTCTGGTTCCTTAAGAGAAAAAAttgaatataaaaagtaaatactgGTTTTGCAAAGATAGGTCATTTAAATCAAGGATTCATGCtacaaacaaaactacaaaagCAAGTGCATTCTGATATCATTTTCTGAGAAGTAAGGATTTTTAGGCTCAGAATCCTTTTATTTcaccacttgaaaaaaaattccttaaaattctggaaaaggaagaaaagatatttaggggaaggaaggaaacaaatgacttttcctctctgattttattagcactttttttttaagccttccCCCTATAGGAGGGCTCTACAAAGTCAATGGTCTGTTTGGGGAGGGGGTGATTCACAAGTTTGCATTTGAGGATATGAGACTGTGGTGAATGAGGAAGGGAGTAGGTGGCATAAAATTGAAACTTCATGTGAAAAATTCCAACGTCTATTGGCTGCAGCGATTTCACTTGTATAATGAGTAGCCCTATTCCAGCTCACCCTGACCACACCCACTTGGAAAGTCCAGGGTGCACTTCGCACTTTAAATGTCTACACACCAGAACAAAAAGTACAATAGCTGTTGCTCAATTGCTAGTCAAATAACTTAGCGCTGGGGAATTCCAGATGTTACTTAGGGAATTTTATGCTGGTGCATCTCAATAAAGAACTGAAAGTaagcacaagaagaaaaaaagccttaTCTTTGCTCTAGATTTTGCAAAGGGGAAATTTCAACAGAATGCAGTTGTTGCTACATTTCTGCCAAGACACAAGCCTTGAGCGATCTTTTTGGTTCATTGCTTTGAATGTTTATTTAGCTAGTTTTTCTAAGTGTGTAAATTGGACGGATACTGGCTGTGGATACATTTTTGagaggttgttgttgtttttgtttacagTTGACTATAATTAagacttgataaaatttcaaatggCTTTATTGCCCCGTAGAACAATGTAAGAACACGATTGaacttttctttataaaaacaattatgCACTTCCCAAAAGAGACTAAGGAGTTaacttttttaatattaaacagACCTCCAAAATGTTTATTCTTTGGAGTTCAAAAAGCAATGCAGTCTCATGAATTGTGGATTTTAACCTATAAAAGCAGCAAAGTTGATAGAATAAGATTAGACCTATCTTTTTCTCAAAAGCCTCAAAATTCTTCAAGTGCCAGCCCTAAACactgaattattttcaaatgtagaCATCGAGGCCCTCTTTAAACTCTGAAAAAGGACTCTTAATTGCTAACAGGCGGGTTCACACAAGGcatttctgggggtggggtgggcaggcagTAGGTAATTCAGTCTTCTCACTCCCACTTTACAGACCAGGAGAGGAAGCTCCCAGGCCCCAAAGGCTGTGGTGGGATGGTCAAGTCATGTACCACTGAGTCATGGCCAGGCCGTCCCTGTCTAGTAAATGGAGCCAGACCAGCTTCCTGGTTTGAGCATGTTACCCTGGGGGTTCTCTCTCAGAGCCAGAGAGCAATAGTGCCAGCGTCTTAGCCAGAAAAGCAAGGCATGTTAGAAAGGAATGGACCTCAGAGATCATAATCCAATGTCCTcatttccaaagaggaaaaatacTCGAAGGTTAAGGAATTTCCCCCCAAGGTCACCTAAACTAGTTAGGGCAGAGCCAGGCTGGAACCAAGGGCTCCTGGCTCTCACTCCCTGATTCCTTGGCTCTGTTAGTGTCATTCATTCAAAATGAGAGTTAAAAGAATGATATATGTTTTTTCCGTTAAAGCTGTCATCACCTTGTGAAATGTTACCAGTTGGCCCTTCGACTAAGACATTAAACCACTGGCGTTTCTCACAAGCGCTATTGGGTCCCCGCATGGTAGCCGTAAGGCTAGTTTATTCTGTAAACCCCCGCTAGGCCTTAGATGTAGGTTGCCTGAATTGGCTTCCCTTCTGTCCTCAGGTGACGGAAACTGCCTCATGCACGCTGCTTCCCAGTACATGTGGGGTGTTCAGGACACAGACTTGGTCCTGAGGAAGGCGCTCTTCAGCACCCTCAAGGAGACGGACACCCGCAACTTTAAATTCCGCTGGCAGCTGGAGTCTCTGAAGTCTCAGGAATTCGTGGAAACGGGGCTTTGCTACGATACCCGGGTATGTTGTGTTTCCTCATCCAGCATCTATTGACAGAGCTCCATGGTGGCAAAACAGTACCTTCGGccagtccctgctctcaaggagcatGTGATTTGCCGGGTCACATGAACCTGGCAAAGCAGAGTCAATGGAAAACACCAGAAACCTCCTGTGGGATGGACCTGAGGCTCTTGTCACTGCTGGGAGGCTCCAGGGCACCAGCTTCCCAGCTGGGGAGTCATTTTTGAACGATCTTTCTGATCTCGGGCTTCCCTGTGGCGTTTTCGTTGTTTTCCAGTTTGATTGCCCTTCTCGTGCTTTACTGAGCCAGCCCATCAGATTCAGACGGGCGCCTCCCCATTTTCAGTCACAAGTTTGGGATTTTTGTGCACATTTGGATGAGGAGCGTTGACATTATGCCTCATCAGGGATTTTTTTGAAAGCAGGTGCTGTCCCCATCCTCCCCTACTTCTGAGTTTGCCTTGTAGTGGAAAAAAGTAAGGGAAGAAAACCAAAGTGGGGACAAAAGGGTGATCGTTTAAATGATAATTTCAAGAAAGGGTAAAAGTAAGCCGAGGGATACAAGTGATAAATTATAGAGTGAAGCCAGAATTGTTTTTTAGTGCAGAGTACATTCAATGATTTCTTTTCTGTCCCCTTAGAACTGGACTGATGAATGGGACAGCCTTGTCAAAATGGCATCCACGGACGTACCAGTGGCCCGCAGTGGACTTCAGTATAATTCACTGGAAGAAATACACATATTCGTCCTTTGCAACATCCTCAGAAGGCCGATCATTGTCATTTCAGGTGAGATGCCTGCTGATGGCTTATCTGTATTTAAGTGCTTTTCAGCTTTAGTGCTTTACCTCTTAGGAAAACCCATGCTACCAAAGTTACAGGAGACCATAGTTAAATGGAATCTGATGAAAGCCACGGAGGgccttatcttttctttctctttccttaaacAGACAAAATGTTGAGAAGTTTGGAATCGGGTTCCAATTTCGCTCCTTTGAAGGTGGGCGGAATTTACTTGCCTCTCCATTGGCCTGCCCAGGAATGCTACAGATACCCCATCATTCTCGGCTACGACAGCCAACACTTTGTACCCCTGGTGACCACGAAGGACAGTGGACCTGGTGAGAAAACTAAGCATCTATTCACGTTTGTACTTGCTGGTAGATACTGGTACACCCCGTTCCTCCTGAACATCAGGGTTTGCTCTTTGGCTCCTTATTGAAAGTCTCATTTAAGtatattagttttatttaaatacagtGTTCTGTCAGCTGTTTAGCAACAGTGATGGAATAGCAGTCATCGTAATGCGCCCCCAACTTTTTGTCTATAGTTTGGGAAGCACTTTCAGCATGTTAGTGGCAAGTAGGAGATAATGTATATTACTGCTACCATTTCTTAATTAGCCCCgtaatacagtgcctggcatggggCAGGCAAATGTCTGGCAGGTTAGGTATTATTGTAATAGCTTAATGAGGAACTAATAAGGCACTTTACAAATGCTTAggtacattattttatttcatttcatcttcacggCATCCCTGTGGATGCAGTAACCTTATAGTACAGATGAGGCacttgaagctcagagaagttaaataacttacctGATGTCACAGAGATGGATGGTAGCAAAGTCAGGACTCGAACCCAGGTCGATCTGGTTCTGAGTGTGGGATTTGACCAGTAAGACCTCCTGCCTCCAGGCTGCTTAATGTGCTGTGGGCGTCCTGGAAACcgtgtgggggttttttggtttttttaaattttatttatttttggccgcattgggtcttcgctgcggtgcgcgggcttctcattgcagtggcttctcttgttgcggaacacgggctctaggtgcgtgggctcagtagttgtggctcataggctctagagcgcaagctcagtagttgtggcgcacgggcttagttgctccgcggcatgtgggatcttcccggaccaggactcgaacccgtgtcccctgcattggcaggcggattttcatccactgcaccaccagggaagtcccaaccgtGTGTTTTTTATTAGAGTTTAGTACAGTTTGTTTCCCCATTTGATTTTGTGGCTAGATAATACTTTTCCCCTCTGTAATTGTATCCTTTCTGCATTTTCAAAATGTAGTTGTTATATATATGGCCTCACACATAACCTCATTTAGTAGAATCATATTTTGCtgatgtgttatttttttccctcagaaatcCGAGCTGTTCCACTTGttaacagagagagaggaagattcGAAGACTTAAAAGTTCACTTTTTGACAGATCCTGAGAATGAGATGAAGGAAAAGCTCCTGAAAGAGTACCTGATGGTGATGGAAATCCCTGTTCAAGGCTGGGACCACGGCACCACCCATATAATTAACGCTGCAAAGTAAGCAGTTTGTTTTTCGCTCTATGCCTTGTCATCTTTAAGCTGCTGCTACCCCAAAGACCAACAGTAAAGTTATTTGAAGCTGGTTTCCTCCAGCGTGAAACAAGTTTAGGGGCTTGTGTGTGAGTCAGAGACCATCACTTCAGGGAGCACTAACTTGGGTTTCAAATGGGAACAAGTAATTTAtccaaaatgatttttctgcatatcTGGTTGCTGAGTGTCAGCCCTGTGGCTTTAAAAAGTGCGTTCACATCGAggatgggttttgttttgttttttttaattgccctAGTGCTAGACTAGCAAGCGAAAATTCTTAGAGACAAAACACTCATTCTCCTGGCTTCTGGGTAAGGCAGACACACCAGACGCAGACTGCGCTGTAGAATGTGTTTATGTGGCAGGCACGTGACTTGGCCGCATGGGGCGGGGAGGAGAGACCCAGAGTACAGGTTGTACAGGTATCAAAATTTTAAACGCTGGCTTGATGATAAAGAGATGCCCATTTCCTAGAACTTTGAAATGCACACGACCGAGAAGGCCTAAGAGAATCGGTTTCTCAAAGTGGAGATGAACAAATTACAGAGTCAGAAGTCAGTATGTAACGCCTGATGGTGTGTCTGCCTCTTAGTTACTGCTCGTGGCAGTTACCACTAATAGAGACCAGGTGcatgtttaaaattaataaagtaaattgataaagaaaaatacagaacacATTACAAGGTAGTTTGTACTATAAAGTAAGCTCATCCCAAATGAATACCTTGAATAACATTTCACTAGAAATTTGGTCTCTGAGAAGTTAGAAAGTAAAAGTGACTTTTTCAAAGAGGAAGAGGGTAATTAAGTGTAGAAGCAACCCCTGAGGAGCCCTTTCTTTAGAATTATCTATAATTTGGGCTGggccaaaattaattaaataagacTGATTCTCAAAATAATGACGTCTTCTGAACAGTATTGGACTGTGTTACGTTAGAGGTGCAAAGTCTTCATCACAGGCTGCATTTCAGTGAATGGTTATGAAGTTATTACCACAgtccacattttaaaagtttgctcTGTGATCTAGTGGTgtaaagttgtgtgtgtgtgtgtgtgtgtgtgtgtgtgtgtgtgtagtctcatgtttcttttccttttggtctTTAGGTTGGATGAAGCTAACTTACCCAAAGAAATAAACCTGGTAGATGATTACTTTGAACTTGTCCAGCACGAGTACAAGAAGTGGCAGGAAAACAATGAGCAGGGGCGGAGAGACACGCACCCCCAGAATCCTTTGGAACCTTCCGTCCCCCAGCTTTCTCTCATGGACATCAAATGCGAAACGCCCAACTGCCCTTTCTTCATGTCCGTGAACACCCAGCCTTTGTGCCACGAGTGCTCGGAGAGGCGGCACAAGAAACAAACCAAAGCCCCAAAGCCCAACTCCAAGCCGGGCCCTGAGGCGCTGCCCCGCCTGGTGCTCGGGGCCTCCCGGGGGGAGGCCTGGAGCCCCGAGGAGCCCGCCGGGGGTCCCCACTCAGCCCCTCCGACAGCACCCAGCCTCTTCCTGTTCAGCGAGACCACGGCCATGAAGTGTAGGAGCCCCGGCTGCCCTTTCACCCTCAACGTGCAGCACAATGGCTTCTGCGAGCGATGCCACAACGCCCGGCAGCTTCCCGCGGGCCACCCCTCGGACCCTGCGCAGCATCTCGACCCCGGCAAGTGCCGAGCCTGCCTCCAGGACGTCACCAGGACGTTTAATGGGATCTGCAGTGCTTGCTTTAAAAGGACTACAGCCGAGCCCACCCCGAACCTCAGCTCGAGCAGCCCCCTCTCCTGCCACCAGCGCTCCAAGTCTGACCCCTCACAGCTCGCGCAGAGCCTCTCTCCGCATGCCTGCCGCAGAGCCGGGCCCGAGGCTCCCTCTGGCCACCGCTCCTCGGCCGCACGGACTCCAGGGGACAGGACGGGGACAAGCAAGTGCAGGAAAGCGGGCTGCATGTACTTTGGGACTCCAGAGAACAAAGGCTTCTGCACGCTGTGTTTCATCGAGTACAGAGAAAATAAACGTGAGTGAGAGGATGGGTTTCACCCGTTTCAAAACCCCTCGTAGAAGGCAGTTTGCCCCTGAAATTCAAGAAGGGAGCCCCTTCAAGAAAGGGCTGTGGCGTTGAGTGTGCCTTGCGTGGGGGGGACAGTCACGGTGGCTCTGCCGGCACACCTGGAAGCAAAAGCACAGAACAGCATGTTCCAAAACCCGCAAGAGCCCTGTGGGTAGAGTTCAGAGGATTTGTTTTATAAGGTCATGTGGTATAGTGTTTGTAAGGTAGAATTTAGACGGGACTTCTTTTGAAACTCCGGCATACTAGAGAAAATTCAGAACCTGATGAGCGGCAGCTGGAAAGAGAGCGGCCTTCGCTGACGTCGTAAGAGTCCATTTGTGGTTTTTGAAATCTCAAATTTGAAGGAAGGATGGGCACTTAATGTCTCTGCTTGTTCTGTTCCTGTGACCGACCAGTGCGGGCTGTTCCAAAGGGAGAGATCTGTAAAGTCAAAGATGTTTTTATTATAGTATTATTTCTGTTGGTTATTTTGCTAGGTTTCTGAAAGGTTGCTCTCGTAGGTAGAGCGCAGCTGGTCTAATCTGTATTAGGAACCTGTCTGTTTTTCCCTGACGTCAGCATCTGTCCACTTGGTGAACCGTACGTGTTACTGACGAGCCTCTGCTCTCTTGTAGATTTTGTCCCTGCCTCAGGGAAAGCCAGCCCCACGGCCTCCAGGTTCCAGAACACTGTCCCCTGCCTGGGCAGGGAGTGCGGTGCCCTTGGAAGCAGTGTGTTTGAAGGCTACTGTCAGAAGTGCTTCATCGAAGCTCAGAGCCAGAGATTTCGTGAAGCGAAAAGGACTGAAGAGCAGCTGGTGAGACATCTTGAGGGACGTCCCCCTCTCCTGTGGGCCCCGCCTCCTTGCTAGAGCGATAAGCAGGCTTTCCTCCCTGCTGAGTTCCAGGGAAAAACCAGGGGAAAAGTCAGCCTGGCCCCCAGGGCTGGAAGCGCAGCAGTTCCTATTGATTTTCATGGCCTAAGTTTACTTTAGGTTCATTTTAAGAAGCAAATAAAACCAGCCGTGGAATAAAACCCGTTAAAGCCTCCGAAAAGCCAAATGGCGATCAGAGGCTTCTTGGATTTGTAGCAGAAGTGCCGACTTTCTTAAGTAATCCCCTTATTATGAGATAGAAGGAAAAGGCAGAACGTCCCAGGTGCCTCCACTTACTGGCATATAAGAAAAGCAAACATTCATGGATAGACGCCTCTGCTGCTGGTTGGAGGGTGGTAGGGGATCTGTCTAAATGAGGGCAACTTAGTATTAATCCAGACGGAAGCGAGCTGGGCCAGCCTTTGCCGGCCTCCGTGTTAGGGATGGTGATTCCACCGGGCCTCCCTGGGGCCAGATCTGTTTTCTTGGGATGGGGAGGAAAGGTCCTTGGAGGCTCCCGTCCATAGACCGCCCGCCGTCCGCTTGGTCAGGCAGGTGCCCTTCACCACACCCAGCCCTTTGTAGAACCCACACCGTCGGATGAGATGACATGTGGGTCCCTGAACAATGAATGTGACAGTGgttctctctgctctctccacCCAGAGGGCGAGCCAGCACAGAGACTTGCCCCGAGCCACCCAGAGCACCTCCTGGTCCAAGTGCACGCGGGCCACCTGCAGGAACATGCTGGCCTGCTGCAACCAGGAGCTGTGCATGGAGTGCCAGCACCTCGGCCAGCGCGTGGCTGCCAGCGCCCGGCGGCCCGAGCCCGTCCCTGAGGAGCCCCCCACGCAGCGCTGCCGGGCCCCCGCCTGTGAGCACTTCGGCAACGCCAAGTGCAATGGCTACTGCAACGAGTGCTTTCAGTTCAAGCAGATGTACGGCTAACCTGACCCAGGGGGCCAGCCCCGGCCCGGAGGGACCTGGAGCCTTAGCCCGCGTGGCGCTGTGCTCCCAGCGCCCCGGTGCCACCCGAGGGTCCGGCCCTGCACGGTGGGCCAGGGTGTCTCTGAGCAGGGCAAGAAAGAAGCTCTCGGTCACCGGCCTGGAATCTGAGCAAAGCGTGTGACTGGCTGCGGGTTGTGCGGGCTCCAGCCCACGCCTCTCCTTCCAAGCAGGCGGCCAGGAACCTCATGGACTCAGAACGCGTGCCAGGACTGCTGCCTCATctttagagaaaagggaaaagacgCAGGTCAGGCGGGCTGGGAAACTCGGAGCCAGCCCCCCTGCCCTCCATCAGCATTTCTCGGAGATGGGGAGCTGAGGCCCACAGGCCCTGTGCCGGAAGCTCGGGAAGCTCAGGGATAACGGGCAGGCTCAAAGTGCCGGTCGTTCACGGTTTCGCCCTACCTGCCTCGTTCCTTTCCCACGGACACGGCAAAAACGTCCACACACtgtgatgctgaggctgctgggactGAACAAGTCCACGGTGAAAAGCACACCAGCTGCTCTTTACAATATGCACCTTGTAAGACCCAGAATATTCTCAGTGGGCAGATGTGTAACTCTTTTGGTTATCACTGTCTTTACTTCTAAAGCTTAACTTGAACTGAGGTGAGCGTACACCTGGTTACACATATAATGGCCCCTTATGTTACACATGAGGGAATTTTGTTTGTTACGTTGCGCTGCTGCCCTAGAAGTTTAAGTAAGAAGACTGACTGATAATAATAACCTATTTTCTGGTTGTTGTAGGGGCACGCACGACTCATAGACACAGCGCGCCTGAACTCCACCAGCAGACTCTTGTGTCTGCGtaatcactttatttattttattgcaaaCTTTAAGGTTATTTAAGTGAAGCTGTTCCTTCTGGTCTGCAGAAATTGCTATACTGTCTTCTTGAGATAACATACTGGCTTTCGGTCATGTTATAGACACAGCAAGCTCCTTACCGCAGTAGGGGAGTCGACCTTTTCCACACATTTTGGAAAGAAGAAGTCGCATcgcaaataaattcattaaactCTCACGCTTCCTCGTGAAACTTTGGTCAGAGCCACTTCCCAGCCCTCCGATGAGAAACCATTCTCCACAGTGTGTAGATGCTTCTGCGTATCCTACCTCCTTAGAGAGACGATTGGGAAGGAGCGGGGATGAGATTGGAGAAGGTCACGGGGAAATCTGGAGCCTTTGGTGATGGTTTTGTTTGCTGTGTTAATGCTGTGTGCTGGGGTGCAGGGCAGTGACCTCGTGGCCACCTTAGCATTGGGACAGCACAACCTTGTAACCATGAGTACGAGGAAGTTTCTTTCTGTCCTTGGCCTGcagtttctctgtgtgttttgtGTTACTCTCATACTTGttctaggaaaaaaaaggaagggaaacacATTGTCCCCAGAGGTAAAGGCTGCtatttttttgcggggggggtcTGGACTTAGAACCTGAAAAGTTTGGCAATCTGTAACTAACTCTCCATGGTCTTTACTTGTCCTATGTGATGTGTTTTCCCCTTGAGATACCATAAGCCTTTTTCCTTGGCAGATCTCTTTATAATGTCTTTCTAAAGATTTCACGTAAacttcagtgttttcatttagttcttttaaagttgctattttaatattttgtgtatcaatattttcattcttaatgtgaataaatgggattatttatacttattatagAAGACATTTGAAATTTGCACATTTAGTTGTCTCTGATAGAAAACTGTTGACTCTCTATTGGCTTTCTTCaagttttcctaaatttaaatgtaactttTCACAGAAGTcaagattaaaaagtaaattatttaagaacaaatgttgatgttttctgtttacgaatgatgaaagaaaaaggcCCCAATATTAAGACCACACTTCCCAAACAACTTTATTTCAAGGAACACCTGGGCAGGGGGTACATCTCTCACCCATAGGTATTAAGAGAACTTACTGTTAAGGGTAAGGCATCTGGTTTAACAGGGAAGACATGGAGGCCCAGAGGGAAGTAGGAAAGATGTGCCAGTGCCTGTTACCTGTGCTCCTCTGAAGTTTCCTGCCCTCAGCCTTAagtacagagagaaaagacaagggGGCGGagcagagagagacaggaaggaaagaaatcagaggggaggaaggagtaTAAGACCTCTGGGTCAGATCTTAGAAGAGGCGACCTATGACTGTGATGGCCATGAGGACCGGCGGCACCAGAGTCCTGGGAAATTATAAACGGCCCGTTCTTCCACCCAATACAAGTGTACCTAGAGAAGATTGATGCCGAAGGACTGTGCAGCTCCTggaatctctctctttttttttaaagctgcccAGGAGATTCTGATCATCAGCCAGATTTTAGAACCatgc
It includes:
- the TNFAIP3 gene encoding tumor necrosis factor alpha-induced protein 3, producing the protein MGEQLLPLALYLSNMRKAVKIRERTPEDIFKPTNGIIHHFKSMHRYTLEMFRTCQFCPQFREIIHNALIDRNIQASLESQKKLNWCREVRKLVALKTNGDGNCLMHAASQYMWGVQDTDLVLRKALFSTLKETDTRNFKFRWQLESLKSQEFVETGLCYDTRNWTDEWDSLVKMASTDVPVARSGLQYNSLEEIHIFVLCNILRRPIIVISDKMLRSLESGSNFAPLKVGGIYLPLHWPAQECYRYPIILGYDSQHFVPLVTTKDSGPEIRAVPLVNRERGRFEDLKVHFLTDPENEMKEKLLKEYLMVMEIPVQGWDHGTTHIINAAKLDEANLPKEINLVDDYFELVQHEYKKWQENNEQGRRDTHPQNPLEPSVPQLSLMDIKCETPNCPFFMSVNTQPLCHECSERRHKKQTKAPKPNSKPGPEALPRLVLGASRGEAWSPEEPAGGPHSAPPTAPSLFLFSETTAMKCRSPGCPFTLNVQHNGFCERCHNARQLPAGHPSDPAQHLDPGKCRACLQDVTRTFNGICSACFKRTTAEPTPNLSSSSPLSCHQRSKSDPSQLAQSLSPHACRRAGPEAPSGHRSSAARTPGDRTGTSKCRKAGCMYFGTPENKGFCTLCFIEYRENKHFVPASGKASPTASRFQNTVPCLGRECGALGSSVFEGYCQKCFIEAQSQRFREAKRTEEQLRASQHRDLPRATQSTSWSKCTRATCRNMLACCNQELCMECQHLGQRVAASARRPEPVPEEPPTQRCRAPACEHFGNAKCNGYCNECFQFKQMYG